A single genomic interval of Alistipes provencensis harbors:
- a CDS encoding BACON domain-containing protein produces the protein MKKLQTYLSGLVAVLLPAMLGACADDDKSLSDVYLETDASYYSANARGLTYNGEEVVIHIQSNTYWMVTYDKGTGLEEPWFTLAREAGNGSADLTVTVQRNDGNARSAELKLVTNRNVSTTVTLSQAGIGERVYFYGDDFGTGGAGASVAEFEGWNLRGMGVDETYYDGQNATLDAGSPSTTYDGASGGNNVLFGDDGWLTLGGIATKGDYNFIFSFGVSNDVKAPSADDLKLYISQDRAQWTPVEYTLPASAAEAGKWSMVRIPFFIKEDCPAVFFRFESASAGYRIDDPALEEGDGTGETITFLEDVVNYIKTVLWEDDFSWANNASYVKSDAWTGSDGTRIDNWSSYPSSTNGWTIESGRATSYPRSAGSASATGFLKSGWANGGAGLFSPKMEAVGSEAKDVTVELTLAGWTLNNKPDNDQLCIRVLGGGTIGNASSTEQVFSVGSWNEWTIHEFEIFGATAATQIYIGSTIEANNRWFIDRFRLIYITEKPGDFEPELTTDPGSLEFVTAGEGKPVKVTANAAWSVRSEAAWLSFAPEGGDAGTSTVTITAERNQTGVERPATVEFLIDGEVIATLDVKQSGEMIQYAPSPLNLTELDASATVLTFGWDEPAEATHKYQAALFTDKEGEPVQQSPEFTLDAKFPTPIFTFGGLEPSTAYQLAVRTISTTDGVEDSPYVFLESRTTAAQTATPGALVSMHFDRLKWCGDHMLKAYGLRPTSVSGTVAPEAKADALTNANTGGSSDVFNTHSDAFRADRGVSGWYGLRAYEYPGYIKLGTSSKAGFLVTPQLSGLNEATDVRISFRLGNWNEPSADGSTFTIDKAVIRVGIVPENVTDANLKSYADAYTLTTNISFTADEAPVSATPQTWTDVSFEVPAVKPTDRLIIYATVDGTEKSGKARYEVDDIEVVPGSVKPVTVVFEDTFDWVNTSVDWANKLPAYKDNWAVFDGSIYAKYFCLQFGKSSTTEAGITTQPLTALGATPADITVEAQLTGNAANKKSVYFKISGAGSFSATENETETTVQLDGFMANATTGGNGSDFSGWETKTLTVYGADETTQIRLACVKVDGVTQQFWLNSFRVTK, from the coding sequence ATGAAAAAACTGCAAACATACCTGTCGGGCCTCGTCGCCGTGTTGCTGCCGGCCATGCTCGGCGCCTGCGCCGACGACGACAAGTCGCTCAGCGACGTCTATCTGGAGACCGACGCCTCCTATTACAGCGCCAACGCGCGCGGCCTGACCTACAACGGCGAGGAGGTGGTCATCCACATCCAATCGAACACCTACTGGATGGTCACCTACGACAAGGGAACCGGGCTCGAGGAGCCTTGGTTCACCCTTGCCCGGGAGGCCGGCAACGGCAGCGCGGACCTCACGGTCACCGTGCAGCGCAACGACGGCAATGCCCGTTCGGCCGAACTGAAACTCGTCACCAACCGCAACGTCTCGACGACCGTGACGCTCTCGCAGGCAGGCATCGGCGAGCGGGTCTACTTCTACGGCGACGACTTCGGCACCGGGGGCGCAGGCGCCTCCGTCGCGGAGTTCGAGGGCTGGAACCTGCGCGGCATGGGCGTCGACGAGACCTACTACGACGGCCAGAACGCCACCCTCGACGCCGGTTCGCCCTCGACGACCTACGACGGGGCGTCGGGCGGCAACAACGTCCTTTTCGGCGACGACGGATGGCTTACGCTGGGCGGCATCGCCACCAAGGGCGACTACAACTTCATCTTCTCGTTCGGCGTAAGTAACGACGTGAAAGCACCCTCCGCCGACGACCTCAAGCTCTACATCAGCCAAGACCGCGCGCAGTGGACCCCCGTGGAGTACACGCTGCCCGCCTCGGCCGCAGAAGCCGGCAAATGGAGCATGGTACGCATACCGTTCTTCATCAAGGAGGATTGCCCGGCGGTCTTTTTCCGCTTCGAAAGCGCCTCGGCAGGCTACCGCATCGACGATCCCGCGCTCGAAGAGGGCGACGGAACGGGCGAGACGATCACGTTCCTCGAGGATGTCGTCAACTACATCAAGACCGTGCTCTGGGAGGACGATTTCTCGTGGGCCAATAACGCCTCCTATGTGAAGAGCGACGCATGGACGGGCTCCGACGGCACGCGCATCGACAACTGGAGCAGCTATCCCTCTTCGACCAACGGCTGGACGATCGAATCGGGCCGTGCGACCTCCTATCCGCGTTCGGCAGGCTCGGCCAGCGCAACCGGATTCCTCAAGAGCGGCTGGGCCAACGGCGGCGCGGGACTCTTCTCGCCCAAAATGGAAGCCGTCGGCAGCGAGGCCAAGGACGTCACCGTCGAACTGACGCTGGCCGGCTGGACACTGAACAACAAACCCGACAACGACCAGTTGTGCATCCGCGTCCTCGGAGGCGGCACGATCGGCAACGCATCGAGCACCGAACAGGTCTTCAGCGTCGGCAGTTGGAACGAATGGACCATCCACGAATTCGAAATCTTCGGGGCCACTGCGGCCACGCAGATTTATATCGGCTCGACGATCGAGGCCAACAACCGCTGGTTCATCGACCGCTTCCGGCTGATCTACATCACCGAGAAACCCGGCGACTTCGAGCCCGAGCTCACGACCGACCCCGGATCGCTCGAATTCGTCACCGCAGGCGAAGGCAAGCCGGTGAAGGTGACGGCCAACGCCGCATGGAGCGTCCGCAGCGAAGCCGCATGGCTGTCGTTCGCACCCGAGGGTGGCGACGCGGGAACCTCGACGGTGACGATCACCGCCGAACGCAACCAGACGGGAGTGGAACGCCCCGCAACGGTCGAATTCCTGATCGACGGCGAGGTGATCGCAACGCTCGACGTAAAGCAGAGCGGCGAGATGATCCAGTACGCCCCGTCGCCCCTCAATCTCACGGAACTCGATGCGTCGGCCACCGTGCTGACCTTCGGTTGGGACGAGCCCGCCGAGGCGACGCACAAGTACCAAGCGGCGCTGTTCACCGACAAGGAGGGCGAACCCGTCCAGCAGTCGCCTGAATTCACACTGGATGCGAAATTCCCCACCCCGATCTTCACCTTCGGCGGCCTCGAACCCTCGACGGCCTACCAACTGGCCGTGCGGACGATCAGCACCACCGACGGCGTGGAGGATTCGCCCTACGTCTTCCTCGAAAGCCGCACGACCGCCGCGCAGACCGCCACGCCGGGCGCACTGGTTTCGATGCACTTCGACCGGCTGAAATGGTGCGGCGACCATATGCTCAAGGCATACGGCCTGCGTCCGACGAGCGTCAGCGGCACCGTCGCTCCCGAAGCGAAAGCGGATGCCCTGACCAATGCCAACACGGGTGGTTCGTCCGACGTCTTCAACACCCACAGCGACGCCTTCCGGGCCGACCGCGGGGTGAGCGGCTGGTACGGACTTCGCGCCTACGAGTATCCGGGGTACATCAAGCTGGGAACCAGCAGCAAGGCCGGGTTCCTCGTGACCCCGCAACTGAGCGGATTGAACGAAGCCACCGACGTGCGCATCTCGTTCCGCCTCGGCAACTGGAACGAGCCCAGCGCCGACGGCTCGACGTTCACGATCGACAAGGCTGTCATCCGGGTCGGCATCGTGCCGGAGAACGTCACCGACGCCAACCTCAAAAGCTATGCGGACGCCTATACGCTGACGACGAATATCTCCTTCACGGCCGACGAAGCGCCCGTATCGGCGACTCCGCAGACGTGGACCGACGTATCGTTCGAAGTGCCTGCCGTCAAGCCGACCGACCGCCTGATTATCTATGCGACGGTCGACGGCACGGAAAAAAGCGGCAAGGCCCGCTACGAAGTGGACGACATCGAGGTCGTCCCGGGCAGCGTGAAGCCCGTCACGGTGGTCTTCGAGGATACATTCGATTGGGTAAACACCTCCGTGGACTGGGCCAACAAGCTACCCGCCTATAAGGACAACTGGGCGGTATTCGACGGAAGTATTTATGCCAAATATTTCTGCCTCCAATTCGGAAAATCCAGCACAACAGAGGCCGGTATCACCACGCAACCCCTGACGGCGCTGGGAGCGACTCCGGCGGACATCACCGTCGAAGCGCAGCTCACGGGCAACGCCGCCAATAAGAAGAGCGTTTATTTCAAGATCAGCGGAGCCGGTTCTTTCTCGGCGACCGAAAACGAGACGGAGACCACCGTGCAGCTCGACGGATTCATGGCCAACGCCACAACGGGAGGAAACGGTTCGGATTTCAGCGGCTGGGAGACCAAGACACTGACGGTCTACGGCGCCGATGAGACCACACAGATCCGTCTGGCCTGCGTGAAGGTCGACGGCGTGACCCAGCAGTTCTGGCTCAACAGCTTCCGCGTGACCAAATAA
- a CDS encoding DUF5689 domain-containing protein, translating to MNIERIISHTKYRLAGLLGAFALLAAGCTSDEDTDAPYLYFGEEIESLSYTVNGGSLTVEMYSNMGPWVIEPAYTGDEEWIDIWPNEGDDSGRFTVTVSANEGAYTRYSSVNVVIGGKVVKSFEVAQSGTEPSIALDMGSDHITAASKGGTITVPLKANIGWKPLTLESAAGWITFGDATGDAQELIVSPNTGDERTGVVRFQAIGTNLEKLYADLTIVQFNTAQDPNNGEKLTIADAIARYANAGKITDNVWVEGCVTSNREKRNFDLNVMTLQDDSRRGLLFEFASTNDNTYRMNEHLKVHLLGQQLVTDATTRSLKVAAFTSNSVFERDDEGTGIAPVELESISELADYENTLVTLKKVEFVQPAGTYCNIDERYTQSTPSYATIAYNATAMPFCDGNDFYGHLLRDEEGNTCKLYTTTWFLDRFAALVPEGSGPLTGIVTKYYKQSTGEVYIIRLRQHEDNQVSTDASTRMSKTLIQFGPFGDINTYDKLTPRVGSGQLTTTMWSAIQMGAGGISMDWGWGYARMAPATVTIKGDGSQSVSPALSNSTGNFNIFACVSCQYFWDCTASTMNRTDAPEGYKGECWVFHVNDFTPSASKDLYLTFAIASSQTGPMYFDVEWGEEENGPLASYTKIGEIISPDWYSCHQLQQFILKLPDEMKNKQKFTIRFRVTRNWNAGNGMVNGSSTESTTVAKGGAPRISFWQIAEI from the coding sequence ATGAATATCGAACGAATCATATCGCATACGAAATACCGTCTCGCCGGGCTTCTGGGCGCCTTTGCGCTGCTGGCGGCGGGATGCACCTCGGACGAGGACACCGACGCTCCGTACCTCTACTTCGGCGAGGAGATCGAGTCGCTCTCCTACACGGTCAACGGCGGTTCGCTGACCGTCGAGATGTATTCGAACATGGGCCCGTGGGTCATCGAACCCGCCTACACGGGCGACGAGGAGTGGATCGACATCTGGCCCAACGAGGGCGACGACAGCGGCCGCTTCACGGTCACTGTCTCGGCCAACGAGGGAGCCTACACGCGTTACAGCTCGGTCAACGTCGTCATCGGCGGCAAGGTCGTCAAGTCCTTCGAGGTCGCGCAGTCGGGCACCGAGCCGTCGATCGCCCTCGACATGGGCTCCGACCACATCACCGCCGCCTCGAAGGGCGGCACGATCACCGTCCCGCTGAAAGCCAACATCGGCTGGAAGCCCCTGACGCTGGAGAGCGCCGCCGGGTGGATCACCTTCGGCGACGCGACCGGCGACGCGCAGGAGCTGATCGTCTCGCCCAACACGGGCGACGAACGCACGGGCGTGGTCCGCTTCCAAGCCATCGGCACCAATCTGGAGAAACTCTACGCCGACCTGACAATCGTGCAGTTCAACACGGCGCAGGACCCCAACAACGGGGAAAAGCTGACCATCGCCGACGCCATCGCCCGCTATGCCAATGCGGGCAAGATCACCGACAACGTCTGGGTCGAGGGCTGCGTGACGAGCAACCGCGAGAAGCGCAATTTCGACCTCAACGTCATGACGCTTCAGGACGACAGCCGCCGCGGCCTGCTCTTCGAGTTCGCCTCGACCAACGACAACACCTACCGGATGAACGAACACCTGAAGGTCCACCTGCTGGGCCAGCAGTTAGTCACCGACGCGACGACCCGTTCGCTCAAGGTGGCGGCCTTCACGTCGAACTCGGTCTTCGAACGCGACGACGAGGGAACGGGCATCGCCCCCGTCGAGCTGGAGAGCATCTCCGAACTCGCCGACTACGAGAACACGCTCGTGACGCTCAAAAAGGTCGAGTTCGTACAGCCCGCCGGCACCTACTGCAACATCGACGAACGCTACACGCAGTCGACGCCCTCCTACGCGACGATCGCCTACAACGCCACGGCGATGCCCTTCTGCGACGGCAACGACTTCTACGGCCACCTGCTGCGCGACGAGGAGGGCAACACCTGCAAGCTCTACACGACGACATGGTTCCTCGACCGCTTCGCGGCGCTCGTTCCCGAGGGTTCGGGTCCGCTGACGGGCATCGTCACCAAGTATTACAAGCAGTCGACGGGCGAGGTCTACATCATCCGCCTGCGCCAGCACGAGGACAATCAGGTCTCGACCGACGCCTCGACGCGCATGTCCAAGACGCTGATCCAGTTCGGGCCCTTCGGCGACATCAACACCTACGACAAACTGACGCCGCGCGTGGGCAGCGGCCAGCTCACCACGACCATGTGGTCGGCGATCCAGATGGGCGCCGGCGGCATCTCGATGGACTGGGGATGGGGCTACGCCCGTATGGCCCCGGCCACGGTGACCATCAAGGGCGACGGTTCGCAGAGCGTTTCCCCGGCGCTGTCCAACAGCACCGGCAACTTCAACATCTTCGCCTGCGTCTCGTGCCAGTATTTCTGGGACTGCACCGCCTCGACGATGAACCGCACCGACGCCCCCGAGGGCTACAAGGGCGAATGCTGGGTCTTCCACGTCAACGACTTCACGCCCAGCGCGTCGAAAGACCTCTACCTCACCTTCGCCATCGCCAGTTCGCAGACCGGCCCGATGTATTTCGACGTCGAGTGGGGCGAGGAGGAGAACGGCCCGCTGGCCTCGTACACCAAGATCGGCGAGATCATCTCGCCCGACTGGTACTCGTGCCACCAGCTCCAGCAGTTCATCCTCAAACTTCCCGACGAGATGAAGAACAAGCAGAAGTTCACGATCCGCTTCCGGGTTACCCGCAACTGGAACGCCGGCAACGGCATGGTGAACGGCAGTTCGACGGAGAGCACGACCGTCGCCAAGGGCGGCGCCCCGCGCATCAGCTTCTGGCAGATCGCCGAGATATAA
- a CDS encoding SusD/RagB family nutrient-binding outer membrane lipoprotein, which produces MKNILRYALTICAAGLLAGGCTSNFDEYNTNQNQMEMGDIHPLNLLEHILFTGADGMVYRTWLLNNELVQYTVQMYTENVHRYMIRDSYNSGTWNHLARWAANADHMIEQAVKNEDANSEAIALTMRALFVSNWTDIYGDIPFSEAFQGRNNVLKPKFDTQKEVYTQLFADLERANSLYDSSRALRYPNKDLMYAGDIAKWRKFTNSLYMRLLMRLQNRDAETGVDEKLREIVANPTLYPVMASNADNAALFYTNVDPFIGHFGTMTLQSFTSNSHRMAEHLVNMMNNINDPRLGIYAVQQNNEWTGLVSGYPTTETNATNCAYLNKDVLGDYTSPYAFMRYDEVLFILSEAAFRGMIPGGSAAAQQYYEQAVLASIDYWDEINPSPTYEITQAQKNAFMEIVAFDNTLEQILNQKYIALFWVGYEAWHEYRRTGYPNLKIGKGTANDGVLPTRFIYPVTTVDTNHENYLKAIANQGPDNMKTRLWWARKQ; this is translated from the coding sequence ATGAAAAACATACTACGATACGCTCTGACGATCTGTGCGGCGGGCCTGCTCGCGGGCGGCTGCACCTCGAATTTCGACGAGTACAACACCAACCAGAACCAGATGGAGATGGGCGACATCCATCCGCTCAACCTGCTGGAACACATCCTCTTCACGGGAGCCGACGGCATGGTCTACCGCACATGGCTGCTCAACAACGAGCTGGTCCAGTACACCGTGCAGATGTACACCGAGAACGTCCACCGCTACATGATCCGCGACAGCTACAACAGCGGCACATGGAACCACCTCGCCCGCTGGGCGGCCAACGCAGACCACATGATCGAGCAGGCCGTGAAGAACGAGGACGCCAATTCGGAGGCCATCGCCCTGACGATGCGCGCGCTGTTCGTCTCGAACTGGACGGACATCTACGGCGACATCCCCTTCAGCGAGGCTTTTCAGGGGCGCAACAACGTCCTCAAACCCAAATTCGACACCCAGAAGGAGGTCTACACCCAGCTTTTCGCTGACCTCGAACGGGCCAATTCGCTCTACGACTCCTCGCGGGCGCTGCGCTACCCGAACAAGGACCTGATGTACGCCGGCGACATCGCCAAGTGGCGCAAATTCACCAACTCGCTCTACATGCGGCTGCTGATGCGGCTGCAGAACCGCGACGCGGAGACGGGCGTGGACGAAAAGCTCCGCGAGATCGTCGCGAACCCCACGCTCTACCCCGTCATGGCGTCGAATGCCGACAACGCGGCGCTGTTCTACACCAACGTCGACCCCTTCATCGGGCACTTCGGCACCATGACGCTGCAAAGCTTCACCTCGAACTCGCACCGCATGGCCGAACATCTGGTCAACATGATGAACAACATCAACGACCCGCGTCTGGGCATCTACGCCGTCCAGCAGAACAACGAATGGACGGGACTGGTCAGCGGCTACCCCACCACGGAGACCAACGCCACCAACTGCGCCTACCTGAACAAGGACGTGCTGGGCGACTACACTTCGCCCTATGCGTTCATGCGCTACGACGAGGTGCTGTTCATCCTCTCCGAGGCGGCGTTCCGCGGCATGATCCCGGGCGGCAGCGCCGCGGCGCAGCAGTATTACGAGCAGGCCGTACTGGCGTCGATCGACTACTGGGACGAGATCAACCCCTCGCCCACCTACGAGATCACGCAGGCGCAGAAGAACGCCTTCATGGAGATCGTCGCCTTCGACAACACGCTGGAGCAGATCCTCAACCAGAAGTACATCGCCCTCTTCTGGGTGGGTTATGAGGCGTGGCACGAGTACCGCCGCACGGGCTACCCCAACCTCAAGATCGGCAAGGGCACGGCCAACGACGGCGTGCTTCCCACGCGCTTCATCTACCCGGTGACCACGGTGGACACCAACCACGAAAACTACCTCAAGGCGATCGCCAACCAAGGTCCCGACAACATGAAGACCCGGCTCTGGTGGGCGCGCAAGCAGTAA
- a CDS encoding RagB/SusD family nutrient uptake outer membrane protein — MKNYKTISLLALLTLGFASCTNFFEREPFSQVGADTFFRSEKDVVLYVNGLLQKNMPGYATLTYGDQYSDLMAVNSTSDFLKTAWSPEKQTGWETSDWANIYNVNYFLSRLYEAASAVGDDTRMKHYEGVGRFWRAWLYYAKVQTFGPVPWYDKPIDPEDEAALYKGRDSREFVMDKILEDLDFATTYCLSDKAYVNNSQINRWVALAFKARVCLYEGTYRKYHTELGLGSSADKWLREAVSACETLMNESPYSLVHSPANLKTQWRKLFTSQEIDYQEVILANEFSEDLLRFHSATWKFTSGSYGARWSLSKAFVNTYLMLDGSRFTDHTDYNKTEFTEEVKSRDYRLMQSVITPGYSKKVAGVDTQKAPDFSLTLTGYQVIKWTLDDDKYEGTNNSTNSLPVFRFAEVLLNYAEAKAELGEFGETEWNQTIKLLRERAGVSGKIPLAADPYLIEYYANQTTDKWILEIRRERAVEMLLENLRYEDLMRWKLGGLLEKEWTGIYIPEKEKAYDLNGDGINDVCVTDGKPGTEKGVFYIDLSKGQYTLDKDNCLVYNETRMWADRKYLHPIPKTACVINPALGQNDGWEE, encoded by the coding sequence ATGAAAAACTATAAGACCATATCATTGCTGGCGCTGCTGACACTCGGATTCGCATCGTGCACCAACTTTTTCGAGCGTGAGCCCTTCTCCCAGGTGGGGGCCGATACGTTCTTCCGTTCGGAGAAGGATGTGGTGCTCTACGTCAACGGCCTGCTGCAAAAGAACATGCCCGGCTATGCTACGCTGACCTACGGGGACCAGTACTCTGATCTGATGGCCGTCAACAGTACCTCGGACTTCCTCAAAACGGCGTGGAGTCCCGAGAAACAGACCGGATGGGAAACCAGCGACTGGGCCAATATCTACAATGTTAACTATTTCCTTTCGCGTCTTTACGAGGCGGCTTCGGCTGTGGGCGACGATACCAGGATGAAGCATTACGAGGGTGTGGGGCGTTTCTGGCGTGCCTGGCTCTATTACGCCAAGGTGCAGACCTTCGGCCCGGTGCCCTGGTACGACAAACCCATCGATCCCGAGGATGAGGCGGCGCTTTACAAGGGGCGTGACAGCCGGGAGTTCGTCATGGACAAAATACTGGAAGATCTAGATTTTGCCACAACCTATTGTTTGTCGGACAAGGCGTATGTGAACAATTCGCAGATCAATCGTTGGGTGGCCCTGGCTTTCAAGGCCCGTGTCTGCCTCTACGAAGGGACCTACCGCAAGTACCACACGGAACTGGGGCTGGGATCGTCGGCCGACAAATGGCTCCGGGAGGCTGTTTCGGCCTGCGAAACGTTGATGAACGAGAGTCCCTATTCGCTTGTGCACAGCCCGGCCAATCTGAAGACCCAGTGGCGCAAACTCTTCACCAGCCAGGAGATCGATTATCAGGAGGTCATTCTCGCCAATGAGTTCAGCGAAGACCTGCTCCGGTTCCATTCCGCAACCTGGAAATTCACTTCGGGTTCCTATGGCGCGCGCTGGTCGCTTTCGAAAGCCTTTGTGAATACCTATCTGATGCTCGATGGGTCGCGTTTTACCGACCATACCGACTATAACAAGACGGAATTCACCGAGGAGGTCAAGAGTCGCGATTACCGCCTGATGCAGTCGGTCATCACGCCCGGCTATTCGAAGAAGGTCGCTGGAGTGGACACTCAGAAAGCTCCCGATTTCTCGCTGACGCTCACGGGGTATCAGGTTATCAAGTGGACACTCGATGACGATAAGTACGAAGGGACCAACAACAGCACCAATTCGCTGCCGGTGTTCCGCTTCGCCGAGGTGTTGCTCAACTATGCGGAGGCGAAAGCCGAACTGGGAGAGTTCGGGGAGACGGAGTGGAATCAGACGATCAAACTGCTGCGCGAGCGGGCGGGAGTCAGCGGGAAGATACCCTTGGCTGCTGATCCTTATCTGATCGAATATTACGCTAACCAGACCACCGACAAATGGATTCTCGAGATCCGCCGTGAACGGGCTGTCGAGATGCTGCTCGAGAACCTGCGCTACGAGGACCTTATGCGCTGGAAGTTGGGCGGTCTGCTCGAAAAGGAATGGACCGGTATCTATATTCCCGAAAAGGAGAAGGCCTATGACTTGAATGGCGACGGTATCAACGACGTCTGCGTCACGGACGGCAAGCCCGGTACGGAAAAGGGCGTATTCTACATCGATCTGAGCAAGGGCCAGTATACGCTCGATAAAGACAATTGTCTGGTCTACAACGAAACCCGTATGTGGGCTGATCGCAAGTATTTGCATCCTATTCCCAAGACGGCTTGTGTCATCAACCCCGCTTTGGGGCAGAACGACGGTTGGGAGGAATGA
- a CDS encoding calcineurin-like phosphoesterase C-terminal domain-containing protein, whose amino-acid sequence MNNHKFRYRIATLLSALVLLTAGCSDDTTVNTAQANRLITDQLVPGSTFYTSTTKELTIQGKGFSEGDALALADIATGAEIPLTLKAVDHAYVTFAVPQDIPTGSYRLVVHRGRESQVLGILKFRRSLDIEIPDKEGMNVKGVVFCGSLPVAGVVVSDGEVVTTTDDTGCYYLASKKHHGYVFMSVPSGYEPQSENSVPLIWGPVTPGEEACEQVDFELVEAPGQDDFDLLVLADIHLANRLGDIAQYKDLMLPEVKNYVANASKRVYILNMGDMTFDLYWNSNKYNLGDYVNTLKDSAIPTLIYHVPGNHDNDEYAKDDYTAEQPYKDNLGPTYYSFNIGKAHFIMLDNTVYLNAGADASTRTPGDHSYNSAFTEMELAWLKADLATVRDKSAPLVIGTHCQVFYYNSSLEITPSMAYGHSTVLDQLLTEFTDVHIISGHTHNNTTMKVREELMEHNTGGSCATWWWTGYYSNGHICKDGAPGGMGVYEFRDTDLEWYYKGYGEARDFQLRTYDMNNVKTFFANNSVIRNMIRYYPDRNDYVNVGNNVVYINIWGWDPEWKVSVKENGVELNPTRVYMKDPLHTYAYDATRVYKNSNNTYTEVLTSSNNYHLFAVNASSATSTLTIEVTDRFDNKYSETMSRPKEFAAQIENL is encoded by the coding sequence ATGAACAACCATAAATTCAGATACCGGATTGCAACGCTCCTCTCCGCGCTGGTGCTCCTGACGGCCGGATGCAGCGACGACACGACGGTCAACACGGCTCAGGCAAACCGGCTCATCACCGACCAACTGGTCCCCGGATCGACCTTCTACACCTCGACCACCAAGGAGCTGACCATTCAGGGCAAGGGATTCTCCGAGGGAGATGCGCTCGCACTGGCCGACATCGCCACGGGTGCGGAAATCCCGCTCACGCTCAAGGCGGTCGACCATGCCTATGTCACCTTCGCCGTGCCGCAGGACATCCCGACAGGCTCCTACCGCCTCGTCGTACACCGCGGCCGGGAGAGTCAGGTGCTGGGTATCCTCAAATTCCGCCGCAGTCTCGACATCGAGATTCCCGACAAGGAGGGCATGAACGTCAAAGGCGTGGTCTTCTGCGGCTCGCTGCCCGTCGCGGGCGTGGTCGTCTCCGACGGCGAGGTCGTCACCACGACCGACGACACGGGCTGCTACTACCTCGCCTCGAAGAAGCACCACGGCTACGTCTTCATGAGCGTACCCTCGGGCTACGAACCCCAGTCCGAGAACTCCGTACCCCTGATCTGGGGTCCGGTGACCCCCGGCGAGGAGGCGTGCGAACAGGTCGACTTCGAGTTGGTCGAAGCCCCGGGGCAGGATGATTTCGACCTGCTGGTGTTGGCCGACATCCATCTGGCCAACCGGCTGGGCGACATCGCCCAATACAAGGACCTGATGCTGCCCGAGGTGAAGAACTACGTCGCCAACGCATCGAAGAGGGTCTACATCCTCAACATGGGCGACATGACGTTCGACCTCTACTGGAATTCGAACAAGTACAACCTGGGCGACTACGTCAACACGCTCAAGGACTCGGCCATCCCGACCCTGATCTACCACGTCCCGGGCAACCACGACAACGACGAGTATGCCAAGGACGACTACACCGCCGAACAGCCCTACAAGGACAACCTCGGGCCGACCTACTATTCGTTCAACATCGGCAAGGCGCACTTCATCATGCTCGACAACACGGTCTACCTCAACGCCGGAGCCGACGCCTCGACCCGGACGCCGGGCGACCACTCCTACAACTCCGCCTTCACGGAGATGGAACTCGCGTGGCTGAAAGCCGATCTGGCGACCGTCAGGGACAAGAGCGCCCCGCTGGTGATCGGTACCCACTGTCAGGTGTTCTACTACAACTCGTCGCTCGAGATCACCCCGTCGATGGCCTACGGACACTCGACGGTGCTCGACCAACTGCTCACCGAATTCACGGACGTACACATCATCTCGGGGCACACCCACAACAACACGACGATGAAGGTCCGCGAGGAGCTGATGGAGCACAACACGGGCGGCTCGTGCGCGACGTGGTGGTGGACGGGCTATTACAGCAACGGCCACATCTGCAAGGACGGCGCGCCGGGCGGCATGGGCGTCTACGAGTTCCGGGACACCGACCTCGAATGGTACTACAAGGGTTACGGCGAGGCGCGCGACTTCCAGTTGCGGACCTACGACATGAACAACGTCAAGACCTTCTTCGCCAACAACTCGGTCATCCGCAACATGATCCGCTACTACCCCGACCGCAACGACTACGTCAACGTGGGCAACAACGTGGTCTACATCAACATCTGGGGCTGGGACCCCGAATGGAAGGTTTCGGTCAAGGAGAACGGCGTGGAGCTCAACCCCACGCGCGTCTACATGAAGGACCCGCTGCACACCTATGCCTACGACGCCACGCGCGTCTACAAAAACTCGAACAACACCTACACCGAGGTGCTGACATCGAGCAACAACTACCACCTGTTCGCAGTGAACGCCTCGAGCGCCACATCGACGCTCACGATCGAGGTGACCGACCGTTTCGACAACAAGTACTCCGAAACGATGTCGCGCCCCAAGGAGTTCGCCGCGCAGATCGAGAACCTGTAA